A region from the Nostoc sp. HK-01 genome encodes:
- a CDS encoding NAD-dependent epimerase/dehydratase, whose protein sequence is MTKIIVTGAAGFIGSHITEVLLQQGEEVIGIDEFNDYYDPILKRKNIAYLSCWSNFKLIEGNIQFLDWQTLLKDVEIIYHQAAQAGVRASWGEGFRAYTERNINSTQVLLEAAKDAKKLKRLVFASTSSVYGDAETLPTHESICPHPVSPYGITKLAAERLCGLYQKNFNVPIVALRYFTVYGPRQRPDMAFHKFFKAILQDEAIPIYGDGQQTRDFTFVSDVVAANLAAASEASAVGKILNIGGGSRVVLTEVLDTMAEIVGQPIKKNYIEKAMGDARHTAADISQAQKILGYQPQVSLREGLTQEWQWVKGLY, encoded by the coding sequence ATGACTAAAATTATTGTTACAGGAGCAGCAGGCTTTATTGGTTCTCACATTACAGAAGTGCTGTTACAACAAGGAGAAGAAGTAATCGGTATCGATGAATTTAATGATTACTACGATCCAATATTAAAACGTAAGAACATTGCTTACTTAAGTTGCTGGTCTAACTTTAAATTAATTGAAGGAAATATTCAGTTTTTAGATTGGCAAACCTTACTCAAAGATGTAGAAATTATTTACCATCAGGCAGCACAAGCAGGAGTTAGGGCTAGTTGGGGTGAAGGTTTCCGTGCTTATACTGAACGCAATATCAACTCTACACAAGTTTTGTTAGAAGCAGCCAAGGATGCGAAAAAACTTAAAAGGTTAGTATTTGCTTCGACATCTAGCGTTTATGGTGATGCAGAAACTTTACCCACTCATGAAAGTATTTGCCCTCATCCTGTTTCACCCTATGGCATTACTAAGTTAGCCGCAGAACGGTTGTGTGGACTGTATCAGAAAAACTTTAATGTGCCGATTGTGGCATTACGCTATTTTACAGTTTACGGGCCGAGACAGCGCCCAGATATGGCATTTCATAAATTTTTCAAAGCTATTTTGCAGGATGAAGCAATTCCGATTTATGGGGATGGACAGCAAACGCGGGACTTTACATTTGTGAGTGATGTTGTTGCGGCAAATTTGGCTGCGGCGAGTGAAGCATCAGCAGTAGGTAAAATTTTAAACATTGGTGGTGGTAGCCGAGTTGTGTTAACAGAAGTTTTGGACACAATGGCAGAAATTGTTGGTCAGCCTATTAAGAAAAACTACATTGAAAAAGCAATGGGAGATGCACGCCACACTGCGGCCGATATATCCCAAGCCCAGAAAATTTTGGGATATCAGCCGCAAGTTTCTCTGAGGGAGGGATTGACACAAGAATGGCAGTGGGTGAAGGGATTATATTAA